From the genome of Gilliamella sp. wkB7, one region includes:
- a CDS encoding adenylosuccinate synthase, with the protein MSNNVVVLGTQWGDEGKGKVVDLLTEKAKYVVRYQGGHNAGHTLVINGEKTVLHLIPSGILHNNVISIIANGVVLCPDALMKEMKELETRGIPVKERLLISESCPLILPYHIALDQAREKARGNKAIGTTGRGIGPAYEDKVARRGLRVGDLLDRAVFAEKLKEVMEYHNFQLVNYYKADAVDYQKVLDDTLAIADTLVSMIADIPALLEDARKKGEKIMFEGAQGTLLDIDHGTYPYVTSSNTTAGGVATGSGFGPRYVGYVLGIVKAYSTRVGAGPFPTELFDETGEYLCKQGNEFGATTGRRRRTGWLDAVAVRKAVQLNSVSGFCLTKLDVLDGLKEVKICVGYQLPNGDVIKNAPAAAEDWSLVKPVYESMPGWSESTFGIKNYDALPQAAKAYIKRIEELTETPVDIISTGPDRSETMILRDPYSV; encoded by the coding sequence ATGAGTAATAATGTTGTTGTGTTAGGTACACAATGGGGTGATGAAGGCAAAGGTAAAGTTGTCGATTTACTTACTGAAAAAGCAAAATATGTTGTTCGTTATCAAGGCGGACATAATGCAGGTCACACATTAGTTATTAATGGTGAAAAAACTGTACTACACTTAATTCCATCAGGAATTCTGCATAATAATGTTATTAGTATTATTGCTAATGGCGTAGTGCTTTGCCCTGATGCTTTAATGAAAGAGATGAAAGAACTTGAAACTAGAGGTATCCCCGTTAAAGAAAGACTACTCATCTCTGAATCGTGCCCATTAATTTTGCCTTATCATATTGCATTAGATCAAGCTCGAGAAAAAGCTCGTGGTAATAAAGCTATTGGTACTACCGGTCGCGGCATTGGACCTGCTTATGAAGATAAGGTTGCGCGTCGTGGGCTTCGTGTCGGGGATTTACTTGATAGAGCGGTATTTGCTGAAAAATTAAAAGAAGTGATGGAATACCACAACTTTCAATTAGTTAATTACTATAAAGCCGATGCAGTTGATTATCAGAAAGTTCTTGATGACACATTAGCGATTGCCGATACTTTAGTGTCTATGATTGCCGATATTCCTGCTCTTTTAGAAGATGCACGAAAAAAAGGCGAAAAAATTATGTTCGAAGGAGCGCAAGGTACATTACTTGATATTGATCATGGTACTTATCCTTACGTGACTTCTTCTAATACAACCGCGGGTGGAGTAGCAACTGGTTCTGGTTTTGGTCCTCGTTATGTTGGTTATGTATTAGGGATTGTTAAAGCCTACTCTACACGAGTTGGGGCAGGACCTTTCCCTACTGAATTATTCGATGAAACGGGTGAATACCTTTGTAAACAAGGGAATGAATTTGGTGCAACAACAGGTCGTCGTCGTCGTACTGGATGGTTAGATGCTGTTGCTGTTCGAAAAGCGGTACAACTTAATTCTGTTTCTGGATTTTGTCTAACAAAACTGGATGTACTCGATGGTCTTAAAGAAGTTAAAATTTGTGTAGGCTATCAATTACCAAATGGTGATGTAATAAAAAATGCACCAGCAGCAGCTGAAGATTGGAGTTTAGTAAAACCAGTTTATGAATCAATGCCTGGTTGGAGTGAATCAACATTTGGAATCAAGAACTATGATGCACTACCACAAGCTGCAAAAGCCTATATAAAACGAATTGAAGAATTAACGGAAACACCAGTTGATATTATTTCAACAGGTCCGGATCGTAGTGAAACCATGATTTTACGAGATCCATATTCAGTATAA